A stretch of DNA from Candidatus Thermoplasmatota archaeon:
GCGACCTTGCCGCCTCCTTCGGCGAGCGGCTCTCGGTGCGGCTCCTGGCCGCCGCGTGCCGCGAGGCGGGCGTGCGCGCCGCGCCCTTGGACGCCGAGGCCGCCGGCGTCCTCACCGACGGCGTCTTCGGCGGCGCCACGCCGGACCTTGCCGCCACCGAGAAGCGCTTTGCCACCGAGATCGCGCCGCGCGTCGAAACCGGCGACGTTCCCATCCTCACGGGCTACTACGGCGTGGACGCGCAGGGGCACGTGACGACCTTTGGCCGCGGCGGCAGCGACTACAGCGCGGCGATCGCCGCCTACGCTCTCCCCGCCCGCCGGCTGGAGGTCTGGAAGGACGTGGACGGCTACCTCACGGCCGACCCGCGCATCTGCCCCGACGCCCGCCCCATCGTCGAGATGAGCTACGACGAGGCGGCCGAGCTCTCGTACCTGGGCGGCGAGATCCTCCATCCGCGCACGGTCGAACCGGTCGCGCGCAAGGGCATCCCCATCGTCGTCAAGAACACGAACCGCCCCGAGCCCGACGGCACGATCATCGAAGCCCCGCGACCCGAGCACAGCCGCGAGTTCC
This window harbors:
- a CDS encoding aspartate kinase, with the protein product DLAASFGERLSVRLLAAACREAGVRAAPLDAEAAGVLTDGVFGGATPDLAATEKRFATEIAPRVETGDVPILTGYYGVDAQGHVTTFGRGGSDYSAAIAAYALPARRLEVWKDVDGYLTADPRICPDARPIVEMSYDEAAELSYLGGEILHPRTVEPVARKGIPIVVKNTNRPEPDGTIIEAPRPEHSREFRGVAVKDGLAILKLSGPGMAYTPGIGRRVFTALGDAGVNVYNMAASQASFALLVNGADLETGLAALAGVDGVVRGVETIRDRTLVCFVGQAIGSTPGVAGKIFSTVGRAGVNVEMIMVGASDMALNFVVPTTQRTQAVRALHAEFLAGEAKRA